The Bacteroidota bacterium region TGAAGATGAGTTCTACATGTTCACCCAGGACAGGGTTGAAGAAATTCTTGCGCTAGACGAAGCCCTTGCAAAACTTGCGGCTGAAGACAAGCTCCAATCACAAATTGTGGAAATGAGATATTTTGGCGGGTACACCCAGCCAGAAATTGCAGAACTGTTAGGCATCTCCCTAAAAAAGACAAGACGAGAATGGTATCTCGCCAAAGCCTGGTTAAAGGAAGCCCTGTCAAAAGGGTAAAGCAGGGGATGCTTAAGGCCACGTAACAGCAAGGCCAAGCTGTGCATACGATGGCTCTGTTGGCCCGCGTAAACGGATATCATCAACAATCAGGACATCTTCGTTGACGTACAGTACATTCAAATTAAAGAATGGCGTCAACGCGACTTTCTTGGCCCGACCAAGCATAATGTCGTAGCCCAATCCAAATTGTAGTGCCGCACCACTTGCCTGCAATTTTACAATTCTGTTTTCAAGTGTAGCGCCACCAAAGCCAATCCCCCCTTTCAAAAAGAAATTGCCAGTGGCATTCGGGTAATAACGGGCGATGAATGTCAGCACTGCGATTGCAGAGGTGCGGTCGTTATCTTCAACAGAGCGTGCCCACTGGTTTATCTCAGCCCCAACCTGCAGCTTGGGACTGATCGTCCCACCGAGTGACAATGAAAAACTGCCGGCAGCCCCTCCTTTCCAGGGATCATCCTGACTGATTAAGGCATCGATGCCGAGCGGACAATCACACCTGATGTTGCCTTCCCCCGGCCCGATTCCTACGCTAATCCAGAACCCTTCGCGACGGGTTGGAGGTGGTGCAGACTCAACTGTTTCTGTATTCATTTCCTTCATCACCTCATCAACAAGGTCGATAAAGCCGCGCTTGTGTTCTTCCTGCTTTAGTTCAATTGAAGGATCCCGCTCGAGTAAAATGCGAACGGAATCTCTGGCTTTATCCAGTTCGAGATTTGCGTAGTAAATTTGTCCGAGCAACAGATACGCGTCCTTCTCCTGCTTTTCGGTGAGCACGTCACGCCGGATGCATTCAGATAGGCGAATGCTGGCTTCTTCAAAGTAACCACGCTGATAGTCTTGCTGCGCCAACGCGATCACGTTGCTACACTCTCCTTGTTGTGTCTGCGCAGTAGCCGTACCGGCAAAACTGAGCATCAGCATCAAACAAAGTGCATGGATCATGCATGAAATTGATGGGGTGCATTCCGGTATAGATCGACAGTGTTTCATTTAAAATAGACCTGGTTTAAAAACGTTGTTACCTGTCAATGCGCAATATCTATATAAAAGTACCCGGTAGTAGCAAAATTTTTTATTGTAATCTCAAAACACAATGCCGGCGTTGATGATATCCCTTGCTGATTAACTTGACGGGCAGTACTAATTTATTTTTCTCAGCCGAAGCAAAATCCTGGGGCTCCAGCCACTTACCGACTCGGGATGCACGTTAATTAAGTTACCAACTTTCTGAAAACAGCCGGCACCGGGGTCGAGTACAGTTTCAACCAGTTCATAAGTATCAGTGCTTACCTCGATCTGCCGTAGCCCTGTTAATAACTGAACTCTTTCGGGCGTAGTCCGCGATGTTTGGTACCCATCAATAAGGATGGGCAGTCCAAGAATTGCAGCACCGGAATCCGCATCTTCAGCCGCCACAACCGGAGCAACGCCCGTCTCAAAATTAACATTAATGGTCTCAACCAGGTTGGGGTTTACCTGTACCCTACACGACCACATGCCAAGTCTTGCATTCTCGATACGCACACTGTGCATGCCCGCCTCTAATTCTCCTCTATGTATAAAACTTTCCTGTAATACATCATCGATGTAGATTCTCCCACCTGGCAATGCCCGCACCGAAAGCTCTCCCATCTGAACGGGTTGTTGTTCTTGACCACCAGCTTCTGCTGTAGCTTCCTGTGGTACCTCAGCCGGCGGCGGCGATATCTCTGGATCTGCTGCAGCGAGCAATGTGGATGTATCTTCACTACCAGATCCCTGGTTTGCACGCTCGACGGGGGGCACTTCATCAGCTATGTTGCGCTGTTCACCACCTTGCCCTGCCGGCGTCGTATCCAGCGGCTGTGCATCTCCGTTAGCATTTTCTAGCGCTGAAGAGGTAATATCCTCATCGTTTGTCCGAGCGTTAAGGGACAGGTTGTTGTCCGGTCGATCATTATCTGAAAGGCTATCGGCTCCCAGCTGGACGCCGAGGTTTGCCGGGTTCTCGGCTTCTGCACCACCTGCTACTGGCTGCACGGCAGCGGTTTCAGGAACGGCAGGCGATGCGGTAAACTGATTGTACAGGAAAACACTCGCAGCCAAGAGCAACACAACAGCTGCTACACCAGCAAACAATGGCACTGGGCGGCGTTTGGCTGTTTTTGAGGCAGATGCCGGCTGTGCAGCCTGTTGCCCTACTGCAGGCTGCATGTTCGCGCTTCGTTGCGTTTGCGTACGTGCATCCATCAGTGCCTGGCGCATGGTCTCAGCATCGTCAAAACGATCCGCAGGATCGGTAGAGAGTGCCTTATCAAGTACGCGTGCCAGGGCTGTATCCAACTTGGGCAGGCGCTTGTTGATGGGGATGACGTGCCCTTCAACAATTTGCCGGCGGACGGTGTATTCATCCACCCCAGTATCAAAAGGCAACGCGCCGCACAGCGTTTCGTAGAGGGTTACGCCGAGCGAGTAAAGGTCCGTACGATGATCGATGGTCCGCAGGCCACGTGCCTGCTCGGGTGACATGTAGAAGAGGGTACCCACGGCGCCGACCGTTCGGGTCTGCTGCGCGTCTGGCTGGATGTTTTTGGCAATCCCGAAGTCCAGTACTTTGACCAGCAGCCGGCCTTCATAGTTTTTGGTGAGCATGATGTTGCTCGGCTTCAGGTCGCGATGCACAATTCCCTGCCGGTGTGCCTTGCTTAAGGCCTGCAAAATTTGTGCGCCTACGGTAATGGCATCTTTACCGGCAAGCGGGCCGCGCTTCTGGATGTGCTGGGCCAGCGTCACCCCATCCACGTATTCCATCACGATAAACGTGTTGGGCCCTTCATCAATTAGCGCGTTGACGCGCACAAAGTGCGGGTCTTCGAGCCGGGCAAGGGTGCGTGCTTCCTGCTCAAATCGCTGGCGGAAGCTGGGGTCCTGAACCAGCGCCGGGCTCATCATTTTCAGCGCAACTACTTTATCTAGCTTCGTATCTAGCGCTTCAAAAACCACCCCCATACCTCCACGGGCGATAGAACGCTTGATTTCATATGGGCCGACGCGGGTACCCACCAGACCAGAGGTTGTACTTCGGCCAGGCGCACCGGGGCCTATGTTTGCTGCTGGCGATTCAAGGAAGGTATCATCTTCATCGTATGCGGCGAGCATAGACAACACTTTGTCGCGAATCTTTTCATCCTCAACCCGCGACTGGAGAAACGTCTCCCATTGGGCCGGCGCTAGATCAAGCGCCTCCCTGAAGAGCATTCTGATTTGTGACCAGCGTTCATCCATGATTTAAGACTGCCTTTCAACACACACTAAAGATACACACACCTGCCTGTTTCACCCTAATCTGAAAGGGTTTTCTGAAAGAATATTCGTTACGGGGTAATTCTTCCCGGCTTTTGCGCATTATCAAATGTCACCCAGATCCTATCCAAGTAAACATACTCATTATCGCTATGAATGATACATATATCGCCAGAAAACTGGCCGTCCTGCTGATCCTGCTACTCACCTTTACAGGATGTGATACCGTAGATACCGGCAACGAAGAACCCGTTGCACCAGCAGTCATTCCAGAAGCTGCTTTTGCCATGAACCTGTCGTCAGTAGATCAGGATGAATCTGCCAGCAAACAGGGCGATGCGTTTAGCCACTGGTTCAACGCTGCCGTGCGCGCCAGTATCGCAACCCATGTCGCGTATGCTATCCTGCACGTCCCTGTAGAAATGACCGCTGCCGTCCAGGGTGTTGAGCCCGTATATAACGGTACAGCATGGGTTTGGACGGCTGAAACCATGATTGAAGGCCAACGCAACGCCATCGACCTCCGCGCACGACCGAATGGGAATGCGGTTGAGTGGGACATGAAAATATCCGGCGTTATCGAAGAAACGGGGCAGTACCTGGAAAACTTCCTGCTTTACACTGCGGTTACCCAAACAGACGCACAGCAGGGCACTTTCCAGGTTTATTTCCCAACAGAGTCCGGCTCCCAGAAAGTACTCGACGGCTCGTACAATATCGATGAGGCCACCGGTGAAACGCTTGCCTTTGACATCCCGGCTGACGTTGAAGACATTGGCGGCGCATCAGCAATTTTTAACCACAACGACGACTATGTGACGTTGGATCTTATGGGTCCTGAAGGGGGCAACCACCTGATTGAGTGGGATGAGCTTACAAACGCCGGCGCGCTTACGGCAGACGACTACAACAATGGTGAAAAGTCGTGCTGGGACACTGATCTCAAAAACACGGCCTGCGAACCCGCTTCCTAACGCAGTTAAATGGTAAACTGGCCGGCCAGGCGATCATAAATCGCGTTGGGCACCAATCGGCCAAACCTGGTCAGAAAAGCCATCGGCCAGGGAAAAGCAAATTCGGTCTTGGCTCGATCGATTGCACGGTAGATACGCTTCGCGGCGTCATCTAACTCCAACAGAAATGGCATCGGCGTTTCGACGTCCGCTGTCATTTCTGTTTTTACGTATCCGGGACAAACCGTTGTCACGTTGATATTCGTCTTATACAATTCAACCCGCAAACTTTCGAGCAAACTGTTCAGTGCTGCTTTGCTCGAACAATAGGCAACTGCACCCGGCACGCCACGGTAACCAGCCAGGCTACTGATGCCCACCAGTTGGCCGCGGTTGCGCGCAAGCATCCCTGGCAATACAGCTTCGTAGCAATAGGCAGCCCCAAGCAGGTTTACATCAAACGTTTTTTGTACGGCCGTTGCATCAAATCCAACTGCACGGGTGCGATGCGCAACGCCGGCATTGGCAATCATCAAGTCCACCGGCCCCAGTGCTGCTTCGCATGCAGCCACTGCGGCGTGCACTTGGCCCCGATCCGACACATCACACACAAAAGCTTTCGCTTTCCCGCCGGCAGCATTGAGTGCTGCTGCCAGCGTGTCAATGCGTTCGCGGCGCCTAGCCACCAGGGCTACGGCATCGCCATTTTTTGCATACAACGCTGCCAATGCGGATCCGAACCCGGAAGAAGCGCCCGTGATGAATACAACTCTCGACATAAAGGTGGGGTATTAAATAACAGATTAATATTGCAATGGAGGTTGACTTGTTTAGTCGTTCAAACCTATTAATCAGCCAACTGGTTATCAATCACCCGGCGCCTTTATTGCAAGGTGTCTCCGAAGGCATAGATTTGTGAAAATAAAGATGTACAGCCTGCTCGCTGGCGCCCGCGAGGCCAGCGGCACAGTTATCATTATTGATGTGTTTCGCGCATTTACTACGGCATCCGTAGCCCTGGCAGCCGGCGTATCAAAAATTGTATTCTTTGCAGATCCCGATGACGCCCTCGCTTATCGCCGGGCCGGCAAGGCGGATTTTTGTGCAGGCGAAGTGGATGGGATCCCACCAGCAGGATATGACTTTGGTAATTCTCCCTATGAACTGGCGACCGCTGCCTCCCGCGGCATCGATATTAAGGGTAAGGTTATGGCGCATTCTACGCGCGCCGGCACGGTGGGTGTAAACGCGGCCTCCCATGCGGATCAGATTTATGGCGGCTCACTGGCAAATGCCAAAGCAACCATTGACGCAGTACGCGCCGACAAACCAGACCTGGTTTCAATTGTGGCAATGGGGCTGGCCGGCAAAGTGCGAACAGACGAAGACGAAATGTGCGCAATCTATATGCGCAATTTGCTCGAAGGCAGGTCAACAGCTCATGATGCAATACAAAGCATCATCAAGTCAGGACACGAAGTGCTCAAATTTGCTGATCCGGCGCAACCCCAATGGCATGAGGAAGATGTAGATTATGCACTGAAAATCGACAGCCTGAATCAAGTGGTCCGGATTGAGGAAGAAAATGGGCTGCTGGTGGCTAAACCTCAATAAATTTCTGCTCAGCCGGCGCATACTGGTAACTCCGCATAACACGCATACCCAGCGCATCATCGTATGAAAGCGTAAACTGCAGCCGGCCCGCAACACCGCCTACACCATGCAATGCAATGTTACCCGTTTGCCCATTAGCCAGGCTCGTGTTAGGCGTAATGCTGCCCTGATGTGGCCCCTCTGTTTCAATGCGCAGGCTAGATGCTGTGCCCCCTTTGTTGATGACATAACACGCTACTGTTCCATCCTGAATGGCAGCCCGTAACATGTGAAAACGGGGGCTTATGGCATTAATGGTGCGTGAGTCCGTGTGGATCCACGAGCCTTCTTTTTGATACTGTTGCAAAAGGTCCAGGGAACGCTCTTCAGCGGACTTCTGGTTACCACGTAGCATACCTTGTATCATGGGCAGGGCAAATTGAAGCCGATAGAAGAAATACACAAGTGCAGCGCCGGCGCCGATGATGCCCAGAATTAGATTGGCGTTACCGAAGTCAGGTGGCATAAGCTTAAGCAGTCAATACTGGAACTGATCAGTTTATACAAGGAATATACAATTCCTTTCTGCTTACGGGAAAGCAGACAGCAAGATACAGCGTACAGGGTGTTGGGATATAAAGCCTACTGCGCGTCGGGGCCCGGATAGGTAGAGGCGAGGACAGAATCGACCATGATGTCGTAGTACCGCTGCGGGTCTTCAAACTCAGGCATGTGCGCTGCGTTTTCGAACCAGATCAAGTGCTTGCCATTCGGGGCATCAAGCTGCTCGACATATTCTTCGACGAGTTCAGACGGTGTATTGTAATCGTGCCGGCCGGCCAGGAAATACACTGGCACTTCGATGCGTGGTACTTGCTCAAACAAGTCGATGCCGGCGATATCGTCCCACAGATTTCGCACTGCAAAATTGGGATCCATGCTGTTTTCAACAATCTCCATGAGCGAATACTCAGGGCTGAGCAACATTTTACCCATGAAATCAGAAAGGAAGCTGTTAGCAGATTCTTTCTCTTCGTAAATGGTGCCCCCAAATCGCCGCAGCCACTTGCGCTGGCGTGTCATGGTCTGGTAATCCCAGGGTGGCGGACCCATTTCCGTAAGCTCTTTGATCGCTTCACGGTTTTCTGTGAGCTTCGCTTCCTTGAGCGTAAATTCGTATGAGATAGCTTCCGCACGCGCAGTATTTACAAGCTGGCCGGTGGCCACGTACGCGTAAAACAGTTCTGGGTAACGCTCAACGGTAAGCGCCCCAAGCGCAGCACCCCAGGAATTTCCAACAAGGTAAACCTTGGGCACGTTAAAACGCTGCTTTAACACATCTACCAGCTCTCGGGTGTCCGAGATAAACTGGTCCAGGTTCATTGAATTGACAGGAACCCCGGAACGATATGATTTACCCGAACCACGCTGGTCCCAGTAAACAACAACAAAGTCTTCTTCGAGCAAACGGCCAAAATCACGTGCCCTCGGGATAATAAAAGATCCAGGACCGCCATGTAGATAGAGAAGAACAGGATTGGTCTGGTTTTTACCGCGGATGAGCACCCATTGCTCTTCTCCGCCCAGCATTACATTACCTAGTAAATCGATGCCGCCTTGCGTGTTTATCTTGGTGGCTTCGACTACCCTGTTCTGCTCATACATTCTATACAGCAACCCGCTCGATACCAGCACCAAAAGGGCCAGGAGCGAGAGCAGAAAAAATTTCAGCACAGAAGTTATAGGATGCTCTTCCATGGTCTGAAAGCTCAGGGTGCTTTATTTAGTCCAAATTCGTGGTAATCTGGTAATCAATACAAACAAAACCTCCGGATTCCACGCAGTGGAGGTTGCCAACGGTTTTTCGATCTGTTGCGCACTCAACAAGCAAACAGGGGATGGGATCCTAAAAATACTTGTGATGTGCGGCTACAACAGAGGCGAACGTTGAGTGTCAGTAGCTGCGCGATGCAGCGCCTGTTACGAGGGACAAATACGAATTAAACGCAACCTCGTGATATTTATGATCAACAAATATTCCAAAAAGTTCATCTAAGAAATTAAGAACTTTTTTTCAAGGATATTTTACGGATCCCATCGCAGGCGATTAAGTGAGCGCGTTTTACTTCGATTTATGCGAACTGGTTCTGTTTAAACCGGCGCCCAAATCCCCAAATTAGTCCCAAACTGATAACAAATTGCTTAAAAAAGCGTTCATTTTGGAGATTCAGACGGCATCGACTCAATATCATCTTTCATGAATATGAAGGCGCTACGGCAAACTATTGTCGACGATTATGCACTTATGCATAATGCATTGTGCAACAACAACGCCCTGCACGTTCATCAAATCTTAACGATTTAAACACAATTAACGGGCCATAGCGGGGCGCTGCATTACACAGATTCGAAACAGTTTATCACAATTTGTACCCTCAATGGGACACATTTAAAGTCGGAACGTTAGGCTTCGCTACCGAAAAATTTGCTTAAATAAACAATTTCATTTTAAGCATTGCTTATGGCATGGCCGGCATTTAACAGCAATGCACAGGTCTTCTCAAACTGATCGTTCTTGACCAGCAAATAGTCGGTTTCAAACGTCGAAACGACAAAAATGGGAATGCCTGCATCAGCCAGTGGCGCACTGATGCGGGCAATAACACCAACCATGCTAAAGTCTAGTGGCCCTTGAATTTTAAGTGCACGCCAGATCCGCTCGACCTCCTCCCACCCCGGTGCTACCTGGTCCACAGACAGGACCAGGGATAGCTCATCTGCTGTCCGGGTGACGGCGCAAAACGCTGCATCAAGAATGCCGCCAGGAACAGCAGCATCGGGGGGAAGCCGGCAAACAGCCAGTTCTTCCGC contains the following coding sequences:
- a CDS encoding autotransporter outer membrane beta-barrel domain-containing protein; protein product: MLMLSFAGTATAQTQQGECSNVIALAQQDYQRGYFEEASIRLSECIRRDVLTEKQEKDAYLLLGQIYYANLELDKARDSVRILLERDPSIELKQEEHKRGFIDLVDEVMKEMNTETVESAPPPTRREGFWISVGIGPGEGNIRCDCPLGIDALISQDDPWKGGAAGSFSLSLGGTISPKLQVGAEINQWARSVEDNDRTSAIAVLTFIARYYPNATGNFFLKGGIGFGGATLENRIVKLQASGAALQFGLGYDIMLGRAKKVALTPFFNLNVLYVNEDVLIVDDIRLRGPTEPSYAQLGLAVTWP
- a CDS encoding serine/threonine-protein kinase; protein product: MDERWSQIRMLFREALDLAPAQWETFLQSRVEDEKIRDKVLSMLAAYDEDDTFLESPAANIGPGAPGRSTTSGLVGTRVGPYEIKRSIARGGMGVVFEALDTKLDKVVALKMMSPALVQDPSFRQRFEQEARTLARLEDPHFVRVNALIDEGPNTFIVMEYVDGVTLAQHIQKRGPLAGKDAITVGAQILQALSKAHRQGIVHRDLKPSNIMLTKNYEGRLLVKVLDFGIAKNIQPDAQQTRTVGAVGTLFYMSPEQARGLRTIDHRTDLYSLGVTLYETLCGALPFDTGVDEYTVRRQIVEGHVIPINKRLPKLDTALARVLDKALSTDPADRFDDAETMRQALMDARTQTQRSANMQPAVGQQAAQPASASKTAKRRPVPLFAGVAAVVLLLAASVFLYNQFTASPAVPETAAVQPVAGGAEAENPANLGVQLGADSLSDNDRPDNNLSLNARTNDEDITSSALENANGDAQPLDTTPAGQGGEQRNIADEVPPVERANQGSGSEDTSTLLAAADPEISPPPAEVPQEATAEAGGQEQQPVQMGELSVRALPGGRIYIDDVLQESFIHRGELEAGMHSVRIENARLGMWSCRVQVNPNLVETINVNFETGVAPVVAAEDADSGAAILGLPILIDGYQTSRTTPERVQLLTGLRQIEVSTDTYELVETVLDPGAGCFQKVGNLINVHPESVSGWSPRILLRLRKIN
- a CDS encoding SDR family NAD(P)-dependent oxidoreductase, translated to MSRVVFITGASSGFGSALAALYAKNGDAVALVARRRERIDTLAAALNAAGGKAKAFVCDVSDRGQVHAAVAACEAALGPVDLMIANAGVAHRTRAVGFDATAVQKTFDVNLLGAAYCYEAVLPGMLARNRGQLVGISSLAGYRGVPGAVAYCSSKAALNSLLESLRVELYKTNINVTTVCPGYVKTEMTADVETPMPFLLELDDAAKRIYRAIDRAKTEFAFPWPMAFLTRFGRLVPNAIYDRLAGQFTI
- a CDS encoding 2-phosphosulfolactate phosphatase encodes the protein MKIKMYSLLAGAREASGTVIIIDVFRAFTTASVALAAGVSKIVFFADPDDALAYRRAGKADFCAGEVDGIPPAGYDFGNSPYELATAASRGIDIKGKVMAHSTRAGTVGVNAASHADQIYGGSLANAKATIDAVRADKPDLVSIVAMGLAGKVRTDEDEMCAIYMRNLLEGRSTAHDAIQSIIKSGHEVLKFADPAQPQWHEEDVDYALKIDSLNQVVRIEEENGLLVAKPQ
- a CDS encoding alpha/beta hydrolase gives rise to the protein MEEHPITSVLKFFLLSLLALLVLVSSGLLYRMYEQNRVVEATKINTQGGIDLLGNVMLGGEEQWVLIRGKNQTNPVLLYLHGGPGSFIIPRARDFGRLLEEDFVVVYWDQRGSGKSYRSGVPVNSMNLDQFISDTRELVDVLKQRFNVPKVYLVGNSWGAALGALTVERYPELFYAYVATGQLVNTARAEAISYEFTLKEAKLTENREAIKELTEMGPPPWDYQTMTRQRKWLRRFGGTIYEEKESANSFLSDFMGKMLLSPEYSLMEIVENSMDPNFAVRNLWDDIAGIDLFEQVPRIEVPVYFLAGRHDYNTPSELVEEYVEQLDAPNGKHLIWFENAAHMPEFEDPQRYYDIMVDSVLASTYPGPDAQ
- a CDS encoding ACT domain-containing protein; its protein translation is MNFEVLAEELAVCRLPPDAAVPGGILDAAFCAVTRTADELSLVLSVDQVAPGWEEVERIWRALKIQGPLDFSMVGVIARISAPLADAGIPIFVVSTFETDYLLVKNDQFEKTCALLLNAGHAISNA